One segment of Brassica napus cultivar Da-Ae chromosome C3, Da-Ae, whole genome shotgun sequence DNA contains the following:
- the LOC106388483 gene encoding high-affinity nitrate transporter 3.1 — protein MAIHKSLFASLLICLLFQISHGATKERLFSDLEKGALEVTAKPSRESVLDAGIDKLSITWKLSSTATKEAEFTTIKVKLCYAPVSQVDRPWRKTENELFKDKSCPHKIITRAYDKSPQSFEYTLERDIPTGTYFVRAYAVDAKDHEVAFGQSTDEAKSTNLFSVQAISGRHKSLDIASVCFSVFSVLALLVFFVNEKRKAKIEQSK, from the exons ATGGCTATCCACAAGAGCCTCTTCGCTTCACTTCTAATCTGCTTACTGTTCCAAATTAGTCATGGTGCTACCAAAGAAAGGCTCTTCTCTGACCTGGAGAAAGGTGCACTTGAGGTCACCGCTAAGCCCAGCCGAGAAAGCG ttttggaTGCCGGAATTGACAAGTTGAGCATTACATGGAAGCTAAGCTCGACAGCTACAAAAGAGGCTGAATTTACGACCATCAAAGTAAAGCTATGCTACGCTCCGGTCAGCCAAGTTGACCGACCATGGCGCAAGACTGAAAATGAGCTCTTCAAGGACAAAAGCTGCCCACACAAGATCATTACCAGGGCCTATGATAAATCCCCTCAATCATTCGAATATACCCTCGAACGCGACATCCCTACCGGGACCTACTTCGTTCGTGCCTACGCAGTTGATGCCAAAGACCATGAAGTTGCCTTCGGACAGAGCACGGACGAGGCCAAGTCAACCAATCTCTTCAGCGTTCAGGCTATCAGTGGTCGCCACAAGTCCTTGGATATTGCCTCCGTCTGCTTCAGCGTCTTCTCCGTCCTGGCTCTTCTCGTCTTCTTTGTCAACGAGAAGAGGAAAGCCAAGATAGAGCAGAGCAAATGA
- the LOC106388484 gene encoding serine/threonine-protein kinase STY13: protein MLAMDSLNGYRLEPKWEIDPQLLFVGPKIGEGAHAKVYEGKYKNQTVAIKIIHRGETPEEIAKRDSRFLREVEMLSRVQHKNLVKFIGACKEPVMVIVTELLQGGTLRKYLVNLRPACLETPVAIGFALDIARGMECLHSHGIIHRDLKPENLLLTADHKTVKLADFGLAREESLTEMMTAETGTYRWMAPELYSTVTLRLGEKKHYNNKVDAYSFAIVLWELLHNKLPFEGMSNLQAAYAAAFKNVRPSAESLPEDLGVIVTSCWNEDPNARPNFTQIIQLLLNYLSKVGSPALSAIPQRILASKNSLLPPDSPGTSSLMATKLDECGETPKAKTEDKRKGLFFCFNQCY, encoded by the exons ATGCTTGCTATGGATTCTTTGAATGGATACCGATTAGAACCCAAATGGGAAATTGATCCTCAACTTCTCTTTGTGGGCCCAAAGATTGGCGAAGGAGCTCATGCCAAAGTATACGAGGGAAA ATACAAGAATCAGACAGTTGCAATAAAGATAATTCACAGAGGAGAAACGCCAGAAGAAATTGCAAAGAGGGATTCAAGATTTCTAAGAGAAGTAGAAATGCTCTCAAGAGTTCAACACAAGAATTTGGTTAAG TTCATTGGTGCTTGCAAGGAGCCTGTAATGGTGATAGTTACAGAACTTCTTCAAGGCGGTACACTGCGTAAATATCTTGTAAACTTGAGACCAGCTTGTTTGGAGACTCCTGTGGCTATTGGTTTTGCGCTTGATATTGCTCGTGGCATGGAATGCTTGCATTCCCATGGGATCATTCACCGTGATCTCAAACCtg AGAATTTGCTTTTAACTGCAGACCACAAAACAGTAAAACTAGCAGACTTTGGATTAGCAAGAGAAGAGTCACTGACTGAGATGATGACGGCTGAGACTGGAACATACCGATGGATGGCGCCTGAG TTGTACAGCACGGTAACTCTTCGATTAGGAGAGAAGAAGCATTACAACAATAAAGTGGACGCATATAGCTTTGCAATCGTTCTCTGGGAACTTTTACACAACAAATTGCCTTTTGAGGGAATGTCCAATCTCCAAGCAGCATATGCAGCCGCCTTTAAA AATGTGAGGCCAAGCGCTGAGAGCTTGCCAGAGGATTTGGGAGTCATTGTAACATCATGCTGGAATGAGGATCCGAATGCTCGGCCAAACTTCACTCAGATCATTCAGTTACTACTTAACTATCTCTCCAAAGTTGGATCTCCAGCTTTGTCCGCTATTCCACAGAGGATTCTAGCTTCTAAGAACTCACTATTGCCACCGGATTCTCCTGGAACAAGCTCTTTGATGGCTACCAAGCTTGATGAATGTGGGGAAACTCCAAAGGCTAAAACTGAAGACAAACGAAAAGGTTTGTTTTTCTGCTTCAATCAATGTTATTAA